ccccctcctccctcccctcccttcttccctctcctccctcccctccctccctcccctccccccctccctgtaGGCCAGTCAGAAGAGAGATCTGATGGCAGCACCTCAGTTTCGGGGACAGGCCCAGGTGAGTCCCCTCAGTCTCTTCCCCACTGAGAGGTGTAGAGCCTGGGCAGGAGGCTGGAGGTTAGGCCTCTGGTGGAGGTTGGTGAGAGGTGTAGAGGCTGGGCAGGAGGCTAGGCCTCTGGTGGAGGTTGGTGAGAGGTGTAGAGCCTGGAGGCTAGGCCTCTGTCTGGTGGAGAATGTTGATCAGTTGGTCTCTCTTCTCCTGTTAGACGACCCTAGTGATCAGTTAGTCTCTCTTCTCCTGTTAGACGACCCTAGTGATCAGTTGGGCTCTCTTCTCCTGTTAGACGACCCTAGTGATCAGTTAGACGACCCTAGTGATCAGTTGGGCTCTCTTCTCCTGTTAGACGACCCTAGTGATCAGTTAGACGACCCTAGTGATCAGTTGGTCTCTCTTCTCCTGTTAGTCGACCCTAGTGATCAGCTGGTCTCTCTTCTCCTGTTAGTCGACCCTAGTGATCAGTTGGTCTCTCTTCTCCTGTTAGACGACCCTAGTGATCAGTTAGACGACCCTAGTGATCAGTTGGTCTCTCTTCTCCTGTTAGACGACCCTAGTGATCAGTTAGACGACCGTAGTGATCAGTTGGTCTCTCTTCTCCTGTTAGACGACCCTAGTGATCTGTTAGACGACCCTAGTGATCAGTTTGTCTCTCTTCTCCTGACTGTGTGGGCGTCGTACTGCCACTGTGGATGTCTTTCACTGAGGAATATCACATTGAAACAGATGAAatgttgcagagagagagagagagagagagagagagagagagagtggtgacgTCACTGGTTCTCCTTTCTACAGAGAGAATCTCCCTGGAGGGCCTGGTGGTGCAGAGAGCTGAGTGTAGACCTGCTGTCAGCGAGAGCTACATGAAACTCAAGAGGTtcgtacctacacacacacacacacacacattctctctctctgtcccgctgACGCTCACTGCTTTGTCTCGTGTCCCCAGACTGCAGATAGAAGAGTTATCCAAGCCATTGAGATTGTCTCAGCAACTAGAAAAGGCTGTTACCACCAACTACAAACCAGTAGCCAATCATTCCTACAACGTAAGGAGTCCTGGCTGCTGCCTGCACGAGCTGTCGTATCTCTGTTAACGACGTGTTCACTGTCTGGTCACATTTTAGGCCCCTCGACAACAAACAATCAGCCAGAcatttcctccctccatccctcgagCTGGactaatactgtgtgtgtgtgtgtgtgtgtgtgtgtgtgtgtgtgtgtgtgtgtgtgtgtgtccagctggAGTATGACAGGAAGAAGAAGGACGAAGGTAAAAGAGCGAGGGCCGATAAGCAGCAGGTGTTGGACATGTTGTTCTCGGCTTTTGAGAAACACCAATATTACAACATCAAGGACCTGGTGGACATCACCAAACAACCTGTGGtgaggaaggggggagaggggcGCTGTGGGGGGGGGCGctgtggagggggagaggggcgcTGTGCCACAGTACTTCAATGTAATAGAAACACAAAGGCCTGTTAAGTACTGtataatagaggtcgaccgattatgatttttcaacgccgataccgattattggtgccgattaatcagccgatttaaaaaaaataaaatttacatttatttatttgtaataatgacaattacaacaatactgaatgaacacttattttaacttaatataatacatcaataaaatcaatttagcctcaaataaataatgaaacatgttcaatttggtttaaataatgcaaaaacaaagtgttggagaagaaagtaaaagtgcaatatgtgccatgttagaaagctaacgtttaagttccttgctcagaacatgagaacatatgaaagctggtggttccttttaacatgagtcttcaatattcccaggtaagaagttttaggttgtagttattataggactatttctctctatacgatttgtatttcatataccttttgactattggatgttcttataggcactttagtattgccagtgtaacagtatagcttccatccctctcctcaaaccaggaacacatcgacaacagccaccctcgaagcagcgttacccatgtagagcaagtggaacaactactccaagtctcagagcgagtgacgtttgaaacgctattagcgcgcacccggctaactagctagccatttcacatgggttacaccagcctaatcttgggagttgataggcttgaagtcataaacagcgcaatgcattgcgaagggctgctggcaaaacgcacgaaagtgctattttgaatgaatgcttacgagcctgctgctgcctaccaccgctcagtcagactgctctatcaaatcatagacttaattataatataataaacacacagaaacacgagccttaggtcattaatatggtcgaatccggaaactatcatctcgaaaacaaaacgttattcctgttacattgcacaaccttcagtgttatgtcataattacgtaaaattctggcaaattagttcgcaacgagccaggcggcccaaactgttgcatataccctgactctgcgtgcaatttcacctggttaatattgcctactaacccggatttcttttagctaaatatgcaggtttaaaaatatatacttctgtgtgttgattttaagaaaggcattgatgtttatggttggagcaacgtgtacctaagcgattatatgcaacgcaggacaggctagataaactagtattATCATCAGCCATGTGTAGTtaattaactagtgattatgtttgattgtttttttataagataagtttgatgctagctagcaacttacctaggcttcttactgcattcgcgtaacaggcaggctcctcgtggagtgcaatgtaaagcaggtggttagagcgttggactagttaaccgtaaggttgcaagattgaatctccgagctgacaaggtaaaaatctgtcgttctgcgcctgaacaaggcagttaacccaccgttcctaggccgtcattgaaaataagaatgtgttcttaactgacttgcctggttaaataacggtgtaaaaaaataaaaaaatcggccaaatccgcgtccaaaaataccgatttccgattgttatgaaaacttgaaatcagccctaattaatcggccattccgattaatcggtcgacctctactgtaaAATGCTCATTGTACTACCTTAAGTAAAGTAGTGATTATCAGGGCCGTTCTGCCGCTATCGGCACGACCAGACGTTGAAGTTAGGTTCTGAATGAATACTGAAAAGGTATTTTCCGTAGGTTTTAAAATAAAGATTTTCCAGGACGTTGAAAATTGCCTCTTTTCCAGATGTTGGAAAAACGTATTTTCTAGATGTTGAAATCAGGCTAATTTttttggttctgaatgaaagttgaaaataagtAATTTTATAGACGTcaatgtttgggccaaatcaaggctggtTCAGACCGGGAACAAAGTTCAGATTTGGACCGGACCAAAAACCAATATCCGTGGATGTGGAAATGAAGGCCGGTCCGAAACTGACGCCAAAATAAGATGTTGAAAAAACGTCCGTGCTTACTGGGGTGTTACCAAAAAACAACGTCCGGACAGGACCAAACAAAAAGAcgtgcttactggggtgtagtCGACCCTGTCGCCCCTCAGTGGAATTGTAGTAATGTCCATCCATGTGGCAGACACACTGTTAGTAAAACAGGCCTCTGCGgtggctttattagtcctgattcctgtgactaatccATTTTGTATATTTACAGACGTATTTGATTTTTTTTCCCGCTATAAATCAGCTTGTCAAAAAATAATTTGACAGATACAAACTTGAatccactgatcatgacaatggggtgaaacacctggacaacagttgtgattgtccattTTATTTTGACCCGTACTGTTTTCAGGAGATGTTGTAAACACGACAGCAGGATTTTTAAAAGTGTCTTGTCTCGTTACGTTGTCGTCCATTTTGTCTCCAGCCTGTAGACAACAGAAAAAGCCATATCCTCTTTCTAACATATCTTcatctgctacatgatttatgttggatacattttttgggggactgAATGTTGGAGGAGTCTCTTCACCAGCACCCTGGAGTGGTgcgctgggaatggacaagaTAAAATATTTTACACCTTTGCCTTTGACAAAATGGACACTGTTTATCAAAGGGCTGGCACATTTAGCGCTTGTCTTAAAAGcccatatgagagagagagagagtcattgtTTTGTGGCAGAATTAGGTGaggttttgtgttgttgttgttagagCTGCGTCTTGGTTAGTTTAGTAGAGACGGCTGCCTAGTGAACGGGTCGTCTGCGGGTCTTGGTTAGTTTAGTAGAGACGGCTGCCTAGTGAACGGCTCGTCTGCGGGTCTTGGTTAGTTTAGTAGAGACGGCTGCCTAGTGAACGGCTCGTCTGCGGGTCTTGGTTAGTTTAGTAGAGACGGCTGCCTAGTGAACGGGTCGTCTGCGGGTCTTGGTTAGTTTAGTAGAGACGGCTGCCTAGTGAACGGGTCGTCTGCGGGTCTTGGTTAGTTTAGTAGAGACGGCTGCCTAGTGAACGGGTCGTCTGCGGGTCTTGGTTAGTTTAGTAGAGACGGCTGCCTAGTGAACGGGTCGTCTGCGGGTCTTGGTTAGTTTAGTAGAGACGGCTGCCTAGTGAACGGGTCGTCTGCGGGTCTTGGTTAGTTTAGTAGAGACGGCTGCCTAGTGAACGGGTCGTCTGCGGGTCTTGGTTAGTAGAGACGGCTGCCTAGTGAACGGGTCGTCTGTGGGTCTTGGTTAGTAGAGACGGCTGCCTAGTGAACGGGTCGTCTGTGGGTCTTGGTTAGTAGAGACGGCTGCCTAATGAACGGGTCGTCTGGAATGAACCAGACTGGAAACTCAACGCTCTTTCCGGCTCTTTCCATCTCCCTATTCCTGTCTGATAGCAGTATATATTATAATCCAACACCTCGTAACTCTCGcgcttgtcccccccccccccattcagaGTTACCTGAAAGAGATTCTGCGTGACATCGGCATCTACAACGTGAAGGGAACCCACAAGAACACCTGGGAGCTCAAGCCAGAGTACAGACATtaccagggaggagaggaggagaaggagactgACGACTAGCCTGGTCTGGGGCCCACCACTAGGAGACTGACGACTAGCCTGGTCTGGGGCCCACCACTAGGAGACTGACGACTAGCCTGGTCTGGGGGCTCCACCACCAGGAGGAGACTGACGACCAGCCTGGTCTGGGGCCCACCACCAGGAGACTGACGACTAGCCTGGTCTGGGGCCCCACCACCAGCCTGGGGCCCACCACCAGGAGACTGACGACCAGCCTGGTCTGGGGCCCCACCACCAGCCTGGTCTGGGGGCTCCACCACTAGGAGGAGACTGACGACCAGCCTGGTCTGGGGGCCCCACCACTAGCCTGGTCTGGAGCCCCACCACCAGGAGACTGACGACTAGCCTGGTCTGGAGCCCCACCACCAGGAGAAGGTTGACTAGCCTGGTCTGGGGGCTCCACCACTAGCCTGGTCTGGGGGCCCCACCACAAGCCTGGTCTGGAGCCCCACCACCAGGAGAAGGTTGACTAGCCTGGTCTGGGGGCTCCACCACTAGCCTGGTCTGGGGGCCCCACCACTAGCCTGGTCTGGAGCCCCACCACCAGGAGAAGGACGACTAGCCTGGTCTGGGGccccaccactaggaggagaCTGACGACAAGCCTGGTCTGGGGCCTCCCTAGAGAGCTCACCAGTAGATGGGAGTGTTGTTTTGGTTTTTTATAGacttcaaaatgttttttttaaatgatgcaGAGAAGTAAAGTTGTCAAGCTTCTGATGTGTTGAGTTGGCCAGTTAGGACCAAATCACTGGCCTTATACTACATGTCGGTGaagtcccaagtggcaccctgtttcctatatagtgcactactttcaaacCAGGACCCCGGTCAAATTTAGTGCACAGGGTGCCACTTGGGGACACATTTGAAGGATTCCTACTATTCTGAGCAGTGAGGTGCTTTAGGTTCATCTCACCTGGGCCACTATGAGCCGGTTTATTCCTGTGTTTATCTGACTGTTTTACATTCAATCAGGGATCCTTCAGAAGTGTTCTGCTTATAGATACAACCAAGGGTCAATACGTACAAGTTGTTTTTAATGGACTGttggaataaaataaaaaaattaaaatgttttGTAAAAATGTAcctgtctgctttttttttaattAGGCTACCCTAGTCAGAACACACCCCTACTAAAACCACTTAGGCTACCCTAGTCAGAACACACCCCAACTAAAACCACTTAGGCTACCCTAGTCAGAACACACCCCTACTAAAACCACTTAGATTACCCTAGTCAGAACACACCCCTACTAAAACCACTTAGGCTACCCTAGTCAGAACACACCCCAACTAAAACCACTTAGGCTACCCTAGTCAGAACACACCCCTACTAAAACCACTTAGGCTACCCTAGTCAGAACACACCCCTACTAAAACCACTTAGGCTACCCTAGTCAGAACACACCCCTACTAAAACCACTTAGATTACCCTAGTCAGAACACACCCCTACTAAAACCACTTAGGCTACCCTAGTCAGAACACACCCCAACTAAAACCACTTAGGCTACCCTAGTCAGAACACACCCCAACTAAAACCACTTAGGCTACCCTAGTCAGAACACACCCCTACTAAAACCACTTAGGCTACCCTAGTCAGAACACACCCCTACTAAAACCACTTAGGCTACCCTAGTCAGAACACACCCCTACTAAAACCACTTAGGCTACCCTAGTCAGAACACACCCCTACTAAAACCACTTAGGTTACCCTAGTCAGATGACAAATCCGTGTGCAGTAGGATAACCGTGGAAGGTCCTGGGCAGTAGGATAACTGGAAGGTCCTGGGCAGTGTGCAGTAGGATAACTGTTGAATGACTTGGTGTGTGCAGTAGGATACCTGTGGAAGGTCCTGTGCAGTAGGATAACTGAACTGTTCCTGATAGAAAAGCCACAAATAGAACGCAGGTCATCTGTatcaaggctagctttttcaagcagaaatttgcttcctgcaacacaaactcaagaaagttctgggacactgtaaagtccatggagaataagaacacctcccagctgcccactgcactgaggataggaagcactgtcacctccgataaatccactataattgagaatttcaataagcatttttctacggctggccatgctttccacctggctacccctaccgcggtcaacagcactgcaccccctacagcaactcgcccaagccttccctgcttctccttcacccaaatccagtcagctgatgtgctaaaagagctgcaaaatctggacccctacaaatcagccgggctagacaatctggaccctttctttcgaaaatgatctgccgaaattgttgcaacccctattactagcctgttcaacctctcgtatcgtctgagatccccaaagattggaaagcaactgctgtcatccccctcttcaaaggaggggacactcttgacccaaactgctacagacctatatctatcctaccctgcctttctaaggtcttcgaaagccaagtcaacaaacagattaccgaccatttcgaatcccaccgtaccctctccgctatgcaatctggtttcagagctggtcatgggtgcacctcagccacgctcaaggtcctaaacgatatcataaccgcctcaagtccccccttatctcagctcactggtcaccatagcagcacccacctgtagcacgcgctccagcaggtatatctctctggtcacccctaaagccaattcctcctttggccgtctctccttccagttctctgctgccaatgactggaacgaactacaaaaatctctgaaactggaaacacttatctccctcactagctttaagcaccagctgtcagagcagctctctgcacctgtacatagcccatctataatttagcccaaacaactacctcttcccctactgtatttatttattttatttattttgctccccattatttctatttctactttgcactttcttccactacaaatctaccattccagtgttttacttgctatattgtatttacttcgccaccatggcctttttatgcctttacctcccttatctcacctcatttgctcacattgtatatagacttatttttcgactgtatgtttgttttattccatgtgtaactctgtgttattgtatgttgtcgaactgctttgctttatcttggccaggtcgcagttgtaaatgacaacttgctctcaactagcctacctggttaaataaaggacttgttctcaactagcctacctgggtaaataaaggacttgttctcaactagcctacctggttaattaaaggacttgttctcaactagcctacctggttaaataaaggacttgttctcaactggcctacctggttaaataaaggacttgttctcaactagcctacctggttaaataaaggacttgttctcaacttgcctacctggttaaataaatacaaagtgTAGGAGCACTGACCTAGGAACAGATCCCACCTGTCCATCTAAAACTGATCTGAGACCAGCCTTCCTACTGAGACGCTTGATAAATACAGCTCCCTGGATGGGATTCCTTCTACATGTCAGATGTTCTACAACGATAGATTTATGTCTGGATGAACGGCCGTGTTTGAGAGCATCAAAACtg
This is a stretch of genomic DNA from Salmo trutta unplaced genomic scaffold, fSalTru1.1, whole genome shotgun sequence. It encodes these proteins:
- the LOC115181946 gene encoding general transcription factor IIF subunit 2 translates to PVGQSEERSDGSTSVSGTGPERISLEGLVVQRAECRPAVSESYMKLKRLQIEELSKPLRLSQQLEKAVTTNYKPVANHSYNLEYDRKKKDEGKRARADKQQVLDMLFSAFEKHQYYNIKDLVDITKQPVSYLKEILRDIGIYNVKGTHKNTWELKPEYRHYQGGEEEKETDD